The genomic interval ttttaaatctatatatatatatatatatatatatatatatacacatgtatataaattaatgttttgaaagacacataaaaaaaatgagaatctaccttttgtaaaaaataatgttgaaaattcgaaaaattattttgtttaataattcttcTGCAAGATGCAGAACCAAATAACTTTCGGAAAATTGCCAACATCGCTGGTGGACCTGCCCATGTTGCCACCATTGCATTAGCAACCTATATAATATGTCAAAGATATGACTAAAATCTTTAAAGTTTACTTTAAATAAGTTACTTTATAAACAAAGAATATTACTTTTGTTAAACAATGTGCTGCTCTAAGCCGCACTTTGTAGTAACAATGTTCATTCTCAATAGTGTCTGTTAATGCAAGTCGCGTTGCAGGTGTTGAATGATTCTGTAATGCCTCTATAGCTTCCAACTGAGCTGTTACATCTCTTTCATGCCTTAACTGATATTGCCATTGATAATCAGGTTGTTCAATATGAACTGCACGCATAAGAGTCATATCTGGATCTAATCTTATCCATAAAACTGGAGAATCactatgaaaaaagaataaaattatcagaCTTTATCGatcatataattacataaagttatttattataattattacttactCCATAGCAGAAAGGTCCATATCAACTTCTTCTCCAGTACAAAgtggaatcttttttttcttatttctacgGCTTTTACTATGACACGTTATATCTGCTTTAGCTGCAGTACCTTCAATTTGCAAAGTATGCTTAAATGTACCATCTAATTCTTGAATATTTACTAGTAATGGGCCTACGTATTTTCTAATCCCCCTTTGATGAATGGTGTCTTGTCGAATTTCTAACTCAACTGTATTTCTATATGTGGCGTGAttacatttgtattattatatatttatcaatacaCAAACACTTTACttagcaaaagaaaaatatagaaactcTTAGAATTTTTAAGCATAGATacctttttctattaaacaCAAAACTTAAACTAAACTTTGCATGACCACCTGTTCTGACCcataaatctataaaaacaGCCATATCTTTCCCAGTCACTGTAAAAATGGCTTTTGTAAATACATTTGTGCTAATTAACATGTGAGACCACAGACCAGAATCAATTTTTTGTTGTGCAGCATTTGCAGCAAGTGACAGCTGTTTATTGAAAacctattaaataaaaataaaaattaatttttaaataatgtctattttctatcatttaaGTATATgcgcatgcatgcatatacgCATACtgatatgtatacatatatataatgtataatagtataatagtataatatatatatagtaataatgatcAATGATAAATACTTGAAGAAGTAATTCCTGGCCTATTCTATGCTCTAACATTCTTATGACTAAATGAGCTTTTTTGCGAAGTACTTCAATGTATTTTGGTGACATAGTATGCAAATTCCttataggaaaataaaaaccaGGCTCAGGTGCTCTAGGAGCTGGTGCTGGAGTATTTGCAGCAATGGGCAATGGAGCAGGTGGTTGAGATGGATCCAATATTATACCCCCAAATTGTTCTTCATATTTTACAACTTCTTGAAGTTCCTGAAAACAAAGATTATAAtgtaaagaatttaatttaacatgataatacatttaaacgtattttaatcaatatgatataaactaaaagaaaacaattaatgACTCACTGATTGGATCCATTCTCTATATTCGTTATTACCAAAACatttttttgcatataatccTGTTAAGTATGTCGATATACCTTTTGGCAACCACGTATCTGACCAATTCTGCATAGATATGAAACAACCAAAAAATTGTTCTGCAATTGCTTGTGCCATTGCTTTCTTTGTGATGTAAACTTGATCAATAATTGCAGTAGAATGCAATAAATTTGtactataaaaaatgattttatgttgtaatataatttataagaaagagaaatcaacgttttcataattttaatgtaacaaatttaaatttcattgtaCTTTAAAATGCTCATAGTTGCGTATGCATTGATATCTTCATCTATTTCATCAACGAACACTTGTTTATAACAGGAATATGGATATCTATTGGATAATGTTTCTTCATAAAATTCAAATGCTTCATGCATATATTTTGCAGATACTTTTAAGGATGGTAAAAGATGCGGTAAACAGAAGTGTGTTACTTCATGCATATAAGGATccacaaatatttcaaaaggtCTGAAAAACAGCAAATAAATGTTCAATGAACTTCGATGACTATcaattgaaaacattttttatataatcctGTTAAAACAATAAGATTACTTACCCAACGGCAAGAGCAATGTTTGGAGCACAAGCTGGAGTATTAAGAACATAATGGAAAGTTTTCCTGCGCATGTCAGGAGTATAAACAACTTCTACTAGATCTCCGCAAGATATTGCGGTCATGGAATCATCAACTGTGAACTCTAATTTCCAAGTACAAGGTTCTGCAAAACTATCAACACAAGGGAACCATAATCTTGATGAATTTTCATagctatatgtatacatatgggCACCTctct from Vespula vulgaris chromosome 11, iyVesVulg1.1, whole genome shotgun sequence carries:
- the LOC127067720 gene encoding transcription initiation factor TFIID subunit 2 isoform X3; this translates as MYTYSYENSSRLWFPCVDSFAEPCTWKLEFTVDDSMTAISCGDLVEVVYTPDMRRKTFHYVLNTPACAPNIALAVGPFEIFVDPYMHEVTHFCLPHLLPSLKVSAKYMHEAFEFYEETLSNRYPYSCYKQVFVDEIDEDINAYATMSILNTNLLHSTAIIDQVYITKKAMAQAIAEQFFGCFISMQNWSDTWLPKGISTYLTGLYAKKCFGNNEYREWIQSELQEVVKYEEQFGGIILDPSQPPAPLPIAANTPAPAPRAPEPGFYFPIRNLHTMSPKYIEVLRKKAHLVIRMLEHRIGQELLLQVFNKQLSLAANAAQQKIDSGLWSHMLISTNVFTKAIFTVTGKDMAVFIDLWVRTGGHAKFSLSFVFNRKRNTVELEIRQDTIHQRGIRKYVGPLLVNIQELDGTFKHTLQIEGTAAKADITCHSKSRRNKKKKIPLCTGEEVDMDLSAMDDSPVLWIRLDPDMTLMRAVHIEQPDYQWQYQLRHERDVTAQLEAIEALQNHSTPATRLALTDTIENEHCYYKVRLRAAHCLTKVANAMVATWAGPPAMLAIFRKLFGSASCRRIIKQNNFSNFQHYFLQKTIPVAMAGLRNAHGICPPEVLAFLMDLFKYNDNSKNRYSDNYYRAALIEALGATVTPVISVQQGTAITAESLSIDTKAILEEVTRNLNLEKLLPCYKYTVSVACLKVIRILQKFGHLPSNPHLFRAYAAYGQFIDVRIAALEALVDFTRVDGKWEDLEFLLDMAETDPHPGVRHRLVRLMVENPPFEKVQKHHLDKPELVDRIWNLINGMLSHDAKLRCDLVDLYYTLYGTKRPVCLPIPELALITKPRKIGLQNSPEREIKPNIQHIKNESVIELDNISGANKRKASPNKDTPGPSNSADYIPEVKRLKQVNNEGRVTPVPNDGKVKSEYYSDNSASLPGIMGTQGPVGFEPGMFKKDSEEHKQKSDSINKNKKKKKDKKKHKHKHKHKHDHKHGKDKDKKEKDKLKDKEKDKEKEKEKDKDKNKDKDSSMLKVKEETLSSASSSLSPDATTATNEFIFP